The Neomonachus schauinslandi chromosome 11, ASM220157v2, whole genome shotgun sequence genome contains a region encoding:
- the LRRN4CL gene encoding LRRN4 C-terminal-like protein, which translates to MLGSPCLLWLLAVTSSLVPRTWPLAPQDLTEEEEDETSRPPLPAVLCDYDSCRHLQVPCKELQRAGPGACLCPGLSSPAQPPAPPRLGEVHVVAEAGSALVRWCAPPSPVHQYWLLLWEGGGATQKGPPLNATVRRAELKGLKPGGTYVVCVVAANGAGESSVPGAGGEGLEGVGGPAFGPCGRLAVPPRPVTLVHTAVGVGTVLALLTCSALVWHFCLRERWGCPHRPASPPRAGL; encoded by the coding sequence ATGCTGGGCTCTCCCTGCCTTCTGTGGCTCCTGGCTGTCACCTCCTCCTTAGTGCCCAGAACGTGGCCCTTGGCCCCTCAAGACCTTacggaagaggaggaagatgagacCTCACGGCCGCCTCTGCCGGCTGTCCTCTGCGACTACGACAGTTGCCGCCACCTGCAGGTGCCATGCAAGGAGCTGCAGAGGGCTGGGCCGGGGGCCTGCCTGTGCCCCGGGctctccagccctgcccagcctccgGCCCCGCCGCGCCTGGGAGAGGTGCACGTGGTGGCCGAGGCCGGCAGCGCGCTGGTGCGCTGGTGTGCGCCCCCCTCCCCGGTCCACCAGTACTGGCTGCTGCTTTGGGAAGGCGGTGGGGCTACCCAGAAGGGCCCCCCGCTCAACGCCACGGTCCGCAGAGCAGAACTGAAGGGACTGAAGCCCGGGGGCACTTACGTCGTTTGCGTGGTGGCTGCCAACGGGGCTGGAGAAAGCAGCGTAccgggggcaggtggggagggcctCGAGGGGGTGGGTGGCCCTGCTTTCGGGCCCTGCGGCAGGCTGGCCGTGCCCCCCAGGCCCGTTACCCTGGTCCACACGGCCGTAGGGGTGGGCACGGTGCTGGCCCTGCTGACCTGCTCTGCTCTGGTCTGGCACTTCTGCCTGCGCGAGCGCTGGGGCTGCCCCCACCGGCCGGCCTCCCCACCAAGAGCAGGGCTCTGA